The Nitrospira tepida genome includes a window with the following:
- a CDS encoding TonB-dependent siderophore receptor, whose translation MALALTIGQSAAAAQPAASGQGERAPVTFDIAAQPLTSALHAFAETTGLQVSYPAELAAGVSSPGVAGRYEPEAALRALLAGTGLTYRFTDAHTVTLVEGQSGSMMTPAPATPREGLAVPEPPRGGAGSPRFKAIKVPEIVVRESKEVGYKTDEEVSSPTRLPGPVRDLPQSVEVITRKLMDDQKAVRIQDVIRNVSGTFISSTGGGRQEFINIRGITSFADLNIFKNGFRDDSGFANRVFRETANLQRIEVLKGPASFLYGRAAPGGIMNLITKKPLEEPYYSADLIFGSYNLYRPSIDVSGPLNASKSLLYRFNGLYESGGSFRDGVKHDRVFAAPSFSWTLGSRTRLLFDMEYLYDDRVIDRGLPAIGRGVAPVPISTFLGDPNRRTEFHQGKAFLVLLHELSNNWTWRTGFRTAIASEAYDSIEQTGNATATGNIGLVRFEQPTTAQSHYLQNEVVGVFSTGWLGHRLLAGVEIGRERLDQTIVRTGFGTTNVFNPTRVFTPTTAAANIFDGYGVANFIAPYLVDQVALLDNLKLFLGGRFDIFKQEDVQGGVSTASVSENFFSPMLGVNYQPVKPVSLYANFSRSFAPQLGAITQDNQVIRPATGTQYEAGVKTELFDGRLFTNLAVFQITQRNLATFDPTDPTFRFSLPTGERRSQGVELDVAGRVMPGLDVIATYAYIDAENRSDDSVLGIASGNTLANAPLHSGSLWGTYTIQSGPLRNFGAGVGFYAAAKRLGDLQNTYEMPGYVRLDAALYYRKLEVFKRTNLTAALNFRNLLDHEYFEGSRENRREVYPGVPFTVLGSIRLEFY comes from the coding sequence ATGGCGCTGGCGCTGACGATCGGTCAATCGGCGGCTGCGGCGCAGCCTGCCGCCTCCGGCCAGGGCGAGCGGGCGCCGGTTACCTTCGACATCGCTGCCCAACCGCTTACGTCCGCCTTGCATGCCTTTGCGGAGACGACCGGGCTCCAGGTCAGCTATCCGGCGGAGCTGGCGGCCGGCGTCAGCTCACCGGGCGTCGCCGGCCGCTATGAGCCGGAGGCGGCGTTACGAGCGCTCCTGGCTGGCACGGGATTGACCTATCGGTTTACCGATGCCCACACGGTCACGCTCGTGGAGGGCCAATCCGGGTCGATGATGACCCCGGCGCCGGCGACTCCGCGGGAAGGGTTGGCGGTACCCGAACCCCCGCGTGGCGGGGCCGGTTCGCCCAGGTTCAAGGCGATCAAGGTGCCGGAAATCGTCGTCCGCGAGAGCAAGGAAGTCGGCTACAAGACGGATGAGGAAGTCTCCTCGCCGACGAGACTCCCGGGGCCGGTCCGCGATCTGCCCCAGTCTGTCGAAGTGATCACGCGCAAGCTCATGGACGATCAGAAGGCGGTTCGCATCCAGGACGTCATCCGCAACGTCAGCGGCACCTTCATCAGCTCGACCGGAGGAGGGCGGCAGGAGTTCATCAATATCCGGGGGATCACGAGTTTCGCGGATCTGAACATCTTCAAGAACGGATTTCGGGATGACAGCGGGTTTGCGAACCGGGTGTTCAGAGAAACCGCCAATCTTCAGCGGATTGAGGTCTTGAAAGGACCGGCTTCCTTTCTCTATGGCCGGGCCGCGCCAGGCGGGATCATGAACCTGATCACCAAGAAGCCGCTAGAGGAGCCGTACTATTCGGCGGACCTCATTTTCGGCAGCTACAATCTCTATCGCCCTTCGATCGATGTCTCCGGTCCGCTCAACGCCAGCAAGTCGTTGCTGTATCGATTCAACGGTCTGTACGAGAGCGGCGGCAGCTTCCGCGACGGAGTAAAACACGACCGCGTCTTTGCCGCGCCGAGTTTCAGTTGGACCCTGGGATCGCGGACTCGCCTCCTGTTCGACATGGAATATCTCTACGACGATCGCGTGATCGATCGCGGTCTTCCGGCCATCGGCCGTGGGGTTGCCCCGGTGCCGATCTCGACCTTTCTCGGCGATCCCAACCGCCGGACCGAGTTTCACCAGGGGAAAGCCTTTCTGGTCCTGCTCCATGAACTCTCGAACAACTGGACCTGGCGGACGGGCTTTCGCACCGCGATCGCCAGCGAAGCATATGATTCGATCGAGCAGACCGGAAACGCGACGGCGACCGGCAACATCGGATTAGTGCGGTTCGAGCAACCGACGACGGCGCAGAGTCATTACTTGCAAAACGAAGTCGTCGGGGTCTTCTCGACCGGGTGGTTGGGCCATCGCCTGCTGGCGGGTGTCGAAATCGGACGCGAGCGCCTGGATCAGACCATCGTTCGAACCGGCTTCGGCACCACCAACGTGTTCAACCCGACCCGGGTCTTTACGCCGACGACGGCGGCCGCCAACATCTTCGATGGGTACGGCGTGGCGAATTTCATCGCCCCATACCTCGTGGATCAAGTCGCGCTGCTCGACAATCTAAAGCTCTTTCTGGGAGGCCGGTTCGACATCTTCAAGCAGGAGGACGTTCAAGGAGGGGTCTCGACCGCGAGCGTCTCGGAGAACTTTTTCAGTCCGATGCTGGGAGTCAACTATCAACCGGTGAAACCCGTGTCGCTCTACGCGAACTTCAGCCGCTCGTTCGCGCCGCAGTTGGGCGCCATTACGCAAGACAATCAGGTCATCCGTCCGGCGACAGGGACGCAATATGAAGCCGGAGTGAAAACCGAGCTGTTTGACGGTCGTCTGTTCACCAATCTGGCGGTCTTTCAGATCACGCAGCGCAATCTGGCGACGTTCGATCCGACCGATCCAACCTTTCGGTTCTCGCTGCCGACCGGCGAACGCCGCAGCCAGGGTGTTGAGTTGGACGTGGCCGGCCGGGTGATGCCGGGCTTGGACGTGATCGCCACCTATGCCTACATTGATGCAGAGAATAGGTCCGACGATTCGGTTCTGGGCATCGCATCAGGGAATACGTTGGCCAATGCGCCGCTTCACAGCGGGAGCCTCTGGGGCACCTATACGATTCAAAGCGGTCCCCTCCGCAACTTCGGCGCCGGCGTCGGCTTCTATGCCGCCGCCAAGCGCCTGGGAGACTTACAAAACACGTATGAGATGCCGGGTTACGTTCGCTTGGATGCGGCGCTGTACTACCGGAAACTCGAGGTGTTCAAACGCACGAACCTCACCGCCGCCCTCAATTTCCGGAATCTGTTGGATCACGAGTATTTCGAAGGAAGCCGCGAGAACCGCCGCGAAGTGTATCCGGGTGTGCCCTTCACCGTGCTCGGGTCGATCAGGCTGGAGTTTTATTAG
- a CDS encoding type II toxin-antitoxin system Phd/YefM family antitoxin, with the protein MSLKETIKPISYVKTHTAELVHQINHTRQAAIVTQNGEPRAVVQDIETFEQTRRALLLLKLAAQGEAEIRGGRAVDQASALATIEARLRRA; encoded by the coding sequence ATGAGCTTGAAAGAAACGATCAAGCCGATCAGTTACGTTAAAACCCACACTGCGGAATTGGTCCACCAGATCAATCACACCCGTCAGGCCGCCATTGTGACACAGAACGGGGAGCCACGAGCTGTTGTGCAAGACATCGAGACCTTTGAGCAGACACGACGGGCACTGTTGCTCTTGAAATTAGCCGCTCAAGGAGAGGCCGAAATTCGCGGCGGGCGCGCGGTGGATCAGGCGAGCGCCCTCGCCACAATCGAGGCGCGCCTCCGACGTGCCTAA
- a CDS encoding type II toxin-antitoxin system RelE/ParE family toxin: MERFPERGRIVPELHQIGIDFLRELVISPYRLLYRIDHRAVHVLAVFDGRRNLEDLVLERALRAL; the protein is encoded by the coding sequence CTGGAGCGTTTTCCCGAGCGCGGAAGAATCGTTCCTGAATTGCACCAGATCGGCATAGACTTTCTCCGCGAACTGGTCATCTCACCTTATCGTCTTCTTTATCGCATCGATCACCGGGCCGTTCACGTATTGGCAGTCTTTGACGGACGCCGTAACTTGGAAGATCTCGTTCTCGAACGCGCTCTTCGTGCTCTCTAA
- a CDS encoding efflux RND transporter periplasmic adaptor subunit: MPMSERQLKRRGLTWAMVLGAGLVLTFLMIAKLGTKADGRSGELDGARSAVLLVEVAPVTVEPVAESLSAVGTLQAVASVMIRPELAGLVRRIAFVDGQRVSAQDLLFELDQEELRAEVGQAEAQEKIARLTYERLKRLSGQQTTIISPQQLDEARSAWQAAEANSVLYRTRLKKTIIRAPFAGTVGLRRVSAGDYVAPGQDLVNLEDLRTLHVDFKVPEGWLSKVAVGQRVGLLTEAYPDRVFQGEVSAVDPRLDAVNRTVPLRAVVPNPEGALRPGLFVTVRLMVREEQEALMIPEEAVLLKQGRPYAFRYDGSAARLTEVILGVRQRGLVQVLSGLSAGDQVVRTGTHKLSDGMAVTTQAPAES, translated from the coding sequence ATGCCGATGTCTGAACGCCAGTTGAAACGCCGGGGGCTGACCTGGGCCATGGTGCTTGGCGCCGGCCTCGTGCTTACCTTCTTGATGATCGCCAAGCTCGGCACCAAGGCCGATGGCCGGTCCGGCGAGCTGGATGGAGCCAGGTCTGCGGTTCTCCTGGTGGAAGTGGCGCCTGTGACGGTCGAGCCGGTTGCGGAATCACTCAGCGCCGTCGGCACGCTTCAGGCCGTGGCCTCGGTCATGATCCGCCCTGAACTGGCGGGGTTGGTGCGGCGCATCGCGTTTGTCGATGGGCAGCGGGTCTCGGCGCAGGACCTGTTGTTTGAGCTCGATCAAGAGGAGCTTCGGGCGGAGGTAGGCCAGGCCGAGGCGCAGGAGAAGATCGCCCGGCTCACCTACGAGCGGCTGAAGCGTCTCTCCGGTCAACAAACGACGATCATTTCTCCCCAGCAGCTTGATGAGGCACGAAGCGCCTGGCAGGCGGCCGAGGCCAACAGCGTCCTGTACCGGACGCGGCTCAAGAAGACGATCATCCGCGCGCCGTTTGCCGGCACGGTGGGCCTTCGTCGTGTGTCTGCCGGAGACTATGTCGCGCCGGGGCAGGATCTCGTCAATCTCGAAGATCTGCGGACACTCCACGTGGACTTCAAGGTGCCGGAAGGGTGGCTGTCCAAGGTCGCCGTGGGGCAGCGGGTGGGGTTGCTGACGGAGGCCTACCCGGACAGGGTGTTTCAGGGCGAAGTCTCGGCGGTTGATCCGCGACTGGATGCGGTGAATCGGACGGTCCCCCTGCGCGCGGTGGTCCCCAATCCGGAGGGGGCGCTTCGTCCCGGCCTGTTCGTCACCGTCCGCCTGATGGTCCGGGAGGAGCAGGAGGCGCTGATGATTCCCGAAGAGGCGGTCCTGTTGAAACAGGGCCGGCCGTATGCCTTTCGCTACGACGGATCAGCCGCGCGTCTGACGGAGGTGATCCTGGGGGTGCGGCAACGAGGATTGGTCCAGGTCCTCTCCGGCCTGTCGGCGGGCGACCAGGTCGTTCGCACCGGCACCCACAAGCTCAGCGACGGGATGGCGGTCACGACCCAGGCGCCGGCGGAGTCCTAA